A window of Blautia argi genomic DNA:
GTACCGTTCCTCCTCCGAGCTGGAGGATTTGCTGTCTTATTTCACTTTGGATCCTGAGGAGTATCAGCAGTGGTCCCTGGACAGATATTCTGCTTCCAGCGCACTGGTATATAAAGGCATTTACAATTTTATCACAGAAGCTTTTGAAGCCTATCAGGAACTGGAAAAAGTGGAACTGATAGGGTATAATGATTTGCGTATGACAGAATGTTATCCAGACAAGATCTTTTATCCAGGCAAAAGCGGCAAGGGAAAAATCAATGCTTTTCGGGACGGAACGTATGGGGAAGAGGGAAAGCTGGTGTATGTAAGAGAAATCAGAAATCCCAATACCATGGCACAGGAAGGCTGTATGGTCTTTACCTTTGAAGGAAAGGCAGTTTTTGAGAAGATCAGAAGAAACAGTGAATATACAGGACTTTTCGTCAACTTTCAGGGGCAGCAGCCGGTTTTTGAAGAGAATTTGCAGGCAGATACAAAATACGATTCTGTGAAAAAAGAAACCGTAGGAGAGTATGAGGTCTGTACACTTCTCAACCAAAAAGCAGCTTCCCGCCTGTCTGTATCCGCTTTTTTTACAATTTTGGGGGTAGGGGTTCTGGTAATGATACTGGGAATTTTGCTTATTGCACATGATGTAGGACGCTTTACTGCCCGTGTAGACACCATTCTGGATACCATGAACCAGGTGGCAACCGGAGATTTGCAGGCCCGTGTGGATATTAGAAACAGAAAAGACGAGCTGGATATGCTGGCAGACCACTTTAATAACATGTGTGAAAAATTAAATCTGTATATTAATAAAAGCTATCTGGCAGAGATTGAAAAGAAAAATGCCCAGATGCAGGCGCTGCAAAGTCAGATTAATCCGCATTTTCTCTACAACACCCTGGAGGCTATCCGTATGAAGGCCATATGCAACGGAGATCGGGAAGTGGGCAAAATGCTCTACAGCATGGTAACACTTTTCAGAAGCCAGCTAAAAGAAACAGATATTATCACCCTGGGGCAGGAGCTGGATTACTGCAAGCAGTATCTGGAGCTGTTTGAATACCGGTATAAGGGGATTTTCCGGTCAGAAGTTTCCTGTGAGCCAGAACTTTTATCCGTACCGATTATCAAATTTGTCCTTCAGCCTGTTGTGGAGAATTACTTTATTCATGGCATAGACCGGGGAAGAGAGGATAACTGTGTACGCATATGGGCAGAGCGGAATCAGGGCAGCCTGACGTTGTTTGTCCGGGATAATGGCTGCGGTATGACAGAGGCAGAAATAGCGGAAAAGAACCGGCTGCTTCGGGAAAATCCAAAGGACAAAGATAAAAAGACGTCCATTGGACTGAGCAATGTAAACAGAAGAATCAAAGCAGTGTACGGAGAAGAATACGGCATTTCCATAGAGGCAGCAAAGCCTCAGGGATTGCTTGTAAAGGTTACGATTAAAATAGAGGATAAAATAGAGGAGATGGAAGTTCATGAAGAAAGTCATGCTTGTGGAAGATGAAGAACTTATTCTGCAGGGAGTCCGCTATATTATAGACTGGGAGGAGATTTCCATGGAGGTAACTGCCATGGCACACAATGGCAGGGAGGCACTGGAAATGTATAAGGAAAATCCTGTAGATATTATTGTGACAGACGTGGAAATGCCTTTTATGAACGGTCTGAAGCTTCTGGGGGAAATCCGGAAACTAAGTTCCAGAACCAGGTGCATCATCTTGTCAGGATATGACGAATTTGAGTATGCCAGAACCGCCCTTAAGCTGGACGTGGAGGAATACATTTTAAAGCCTATTGATGAAGAGCAGTTTCATCAGGCTCTGATAAATGCAGGAAAGCATCTGGATGAGATTGACCAGAAGAGAGCCGGAAGTATGGGGGAGAAGATTAGCTGGCACAGATTTTTAAAGGGAAAGCTGAAAAAGGAGGAGGAAGCCCCTTTTTACGAGATGTTGCCCAAAATGGAAGAAAATATCAAGGTCTATGCCGCTCTTATGAAAATTGATACAGGGACTCTGGAAAATGGGGAAAGCCTGAATGAAATTCAAAGAGAGCTTCAGAAATCTCTCATGGAAATTAAGACCATTTATCTGGCGCCGGATTTATTATTCTTACTTTTATATACCGAAAAATCAGTGGAAAATCAGGAAATATTGGAATTTTACAGCAGCTTCCAGAACAGTCTGGAAAGCAGTTACGGTATTATGAGCTTTCTGACTTTAAGCGATGCCACAGAGGACTATACCATGCTTCCGGAGTGTTACAAGATGGCATCAAAGCTGCAGAAATACCGTATGCTGGAGGGGTATGGAAGCTGCATTGACGAAAGCCATATCAAAGACCGGAAATCCGCAGATGTGGTGATTGACGAAATCCTCTTAAGGAAAACCATTCTGAAAAAGGATAAAGAGGGCGCATTAAATTATATTGAGGATTTATTTATTAATAACTATAAATGAGCAAATATTGAAATTTGCACAAAACTACCCTACCAGTTTCAAAACAGCTTCAAGTGACGCGCCATTTTTTATGAACTGGTGCAGATTACCGATTCGCTCTGTTTTGACTTGATCTTGAAAATACCGGTATCCTTCCTCGAAGGTATTGTATTTCCCAGAATGCATACAGCACATGTAATGAACCAATGACATGATCAGCCAATACCGCTCGATTCCCTGCCGTGAGCGGATCTGACATTTGTCCAGCGCAAGTTTGTTTTTGCTCTGACGGAAAAATAATTCGATTGGCCACCGTTCTGTATATGTGTCAAGGATTTCCTGTGTGGATATTCCGGCATTTGTGGATATAAATACCCTCAGCGATTTCGGATTTCCAAAAGCTTCCCGGGGATAGCTGATAATAACCACCGCGTTTGGAATATCATTGAGTTCTCCTTCGTAGCGATACACATAGAATTCACGGCCGCCAACGGTCACAAGGCTGACAGCACGGTCTGTTTTTCTCAAATGAAGGGCAAACTCACTGACTTTCTGGCGGATTCCGCATGGATAGATGACCCGGTTGGTCTTCAGCGCTCCAATCGTATAAAATCCTTTCCGGATAAAACTCTCCATTACCTTTACGGAGGTATACCAGCTGTCGCATAGGAAATAGGAAATCACCGGTGCCACAGGAAGTTCATCCGCAATCTCCTGGACAATCTGTATCTTTGACTTTGATTTGTCATACAGGATGTCGGCATAATTCAGTATGAGCCCATTACAGGAAAGCATGACAGAAACAATCTGATGCCCATAATCCTGACAGCCCTTTAAATGGGATTGATGAAAGTACGCCGCTTCAATTGGATGCCCGGCCTGTAACGAAGGCCTGGTATGCGAAGCAATCGTATCATCCACAATACAGAAAACAGGCTGTCCTGAGCGTTGCGCTTCCAGATAAATAACCTGTATGACGGCATTTTTCAAAGTATCCTGGAGAGCGGAATCATTCCACTTGCCGTGGTTCAGGAAATAGGCGGTTGTGGTTCTATGCTGGTTACTTACTTCGGCGAAATCTACAGTTTTCCCCCTGTAACCACGGAGGAAAACGGAAACAATGATAGTCATCAGATGGTTTAGGTACACATCGGATAAAAATAAGCCGAGTTTTAAGGTTTTAAAGTAATTGTAAATACTGTTAGAATGATGTATACTGTTTGCAACGGGCACCCCCTTGTTGTTTGAGTATGTTGTTTGTTGGTACTTCAATTATACATCATTCAACAGCGGGTGTCTTTATTTTGTGCAATATTTGGTATTTACTCATTTATAGTTAATAACTTAAAATCCGAAGTCAATGTAGACGTCCTGTATCAGATGACTTTGAAAATCGCCATGATTCTGCAGGACATCAAGGTGGAATACAAACTGATACAGTCTGACAATCTTCGGGATTTGTCTGAGATTATTGAGAAAATTTATCAGGCAGACGATATACTGGGTCTGAAGGCAATCTTTACCTCTGAGGTTGCGGAAATTATTAATTATCTCCACACAGAAGACTCCCAGTATACGCCTGTAGTCAAACAGATTATGGCAGAGGTGCAGAAAAATTATAAGGAGGATATGAACTTAAAAACTCTTTCTTATAAATATCATATGAATGCCTCTTATCTGGGACAGATTTTTCAGAAGGAGGCAGGCTGTTCTTTTGCCCAGTATTTAAGCAATACGAAAAACGGAATTGCCAAGGATCTGATTTTGAATACCAATATGAAAATTAATGACATTGCCAAGGAAGTGGGATATCCGGATACCAGCTATTTTTATCGGAAATTCAAGCAGTGCTATGGAGTTTCCCCGGCTTCCCTGAGAAATATGAAAAAATACTAAAGGAAAGAGGAGCTTTCATGAACTGGAAACATGGAAAGAGGGCAGTCGCCCTTGGAATGGGTATGGTTCTGGCTGTTGCAGCATTTTCCGGGTGTCAGAAGAAGCGGGAAATTCGATCCGGGGAAAAAGACCTGGCGGAGCTGACCTGGTATCAGGTAGGGGACAGACAAAAAGACGATACCATGGTGCTGGAAGCAGTAAACGAGTATCTGGCAGAAACCATTGGTGTGAAGCTGAATATTATCAAAGTGGGCTGGGGCGATTACAGTCAGAAAATGCAGGTGGTGATAGCCACAGAGGACGAATGGGATTTGTGCTTTACCTCCTCCTGGACCAATGACTATCTGCAGAACGCACAAAAGGGTGCTTTTCTGGAACTGGACGAGCTTCTGATGAAAAAGGGGAAGGAGATGTACAGACGTATAGATTACCGTTTCTGGAAGGCTGCCAGAGTGGGCGGTAAAGTTTATGGCGTACCCAGTGAAAAAGAAATGGCAAACTGCCCCATGTGGGTTTTTACAAAGGAATATGTAGATAAGTACGACATTCCCTATGAGGAGATACATACCGTGGAGGATTTGGAACCATGGCTGCAGCTCATTAAGGAAAAGGAGCCGGACGTGGTGCCGATGTATTTGACAAAGGATTATTCCGCTCCTGCCTATATGGATACAATTGTAGATCCCATTGGGATTGAATACGGGGACGAAACCCTGACTGTAAAGAATCTCTTTGAAACAGACCGCATGATGTCCACATTAAAGACCATGCGGAAATACTATGAGGCAGGATATATTAATAAAGACGCGGCTCTGGCCTCTGATGATAAATGCGTAAAGCGGTTTGTCACCAAAGGGGACGGCCAGCCCTATGCAGAACTGGCCTGGGGGAAGGATCTGGGCTATGACGTGGTGGTCAGCCAGATTATGGATACCCAGATTACCAATGCATCGGCAAGAGGCGCCATGACTGCAATAAACAGACATTCCAAAAATCCGGAAAAGGCAATGGAACTTCTGAATCTGATTAATACAGACGAGTATCTGCGGAATCTTTTAAATTACGGCATAGAAGGCGTACATTGGCACAAAGCAGAGGTGCCGGTGAAAGAGGCTCAAAAAGCAGAAGGAAAGCCTTATGTCTATGACCGCAAAATTGTCCTGGACGAAGAGAAGAGCAGAGATTATTCTGTTCCTTACTGGGTGCAGGGCGGTTTGTTCAACACCTATGTGACAGAAAAGGAACCCATTGATAAATGGTCTGTGTTTAAAGAATTTAACGATGATTCAAAAGCAGCCCCCTCCTTTGGCTTTGATTTTAACCTGGAGCCGGTGAAAACAGAGGTGGCAGGTTTTCGGAATGTGCTGGACGAATTTGGAAACGCCTTGTACACAGGAAGTGTGGACCCGGAGGAATATGTGCCTAAGCTTTTAAAGAAGCTGGACACAACCGGAGTGGACAAGGTTATGGAAGAAATGCAGCAGCAGGTTAATGCATGGAAACAGGCAAAATAACGAAAAAAAGCAGGAAATAAAAGAAAAGAGTTATCAAACGGATAGAGCAAGCTTTGGCTTAATCCGCCTGGGAACTCTTTTTTTATATGCGGGAATTCTTATTTTCTATACATAAAAATCTTTAAAGGGAGCAGATTGGAACGGAGTGGGAATAAGATTTTTATATTACTAGAATTTGTACAGGAAATCTAAAAATTTTCAAATTTTATAAAGCTTTCATAAATGTTATAGTTATTTTACACAAAAAAACAAAAGGGAGGTCATGAAAAATGCGAGCAAAAAAAACATCGGGAAAGCCGATGAAAGTACGCAAGAGAAGATGGACAAAGGACGATACAGAACTGACTTTGTTATCCGTACCCACATTGATTTGGTATCTTATCTTTTCCTATCTTCCCATGTTCGGTATTGTTATTGCATTTAAGCAGTATAAGCTGGCACCGGGCGGACATGGATTTATATACAATCTGTTCCATAGTGACTGGGCGGGGTTTGGCAACTTTGAATACTTCTTTTCGTCCAATGCTTTTTCTATGCTGCTTCGCAACACCATTCTCTACAAACATTGTATTTATCATTATCAGTGCCAGTGTTGCGGTAGGCGGTGCTTTGATGCTGAGCAATATGATTAACAAGAGGGGATCCAAGATTTATCAGACCATGATGTTTCTGCCTTACTTCATGTCATGGGTAGTTATCAGTTATTTCGTATATGCACTGCTGACACCGGAGAAGGGTTTGTTAAACGGTCTGATTACTTCACTGGGCGGAGATCCTGTCATGTGGTATCAGGAGGCAAAATACTGGCCGTTTATCCTGGTTATCCTGAATACCTGGAAAGGTATGGGATATGGTATGGTTATGTACCTGGCAAGTATTACCGGTATTGACCCGTCACTGTACGAAGCGGCAGTTATGGACGGTGCGACCAAATCCCAGCAGATGCGGCACATTACACTTCCGGGAATTAAGCCTGTATTTGTTATGATGCTGATTCTGGACTGTGGTAAAATCTTTAACTCTGACTTTGGTCTTTTCTATCAGGTAACAGGACAGATTCCTGCTTCTCTGTATGAAACAGTATCTACTTTTGATACCTTTATTTACAAGGCTATGCAGTCTACAGCGCCAATCGGACAGACAGCAGCAGCATCTTTCTTCCAGGCAATCTGCAGCTGTGGTACCATTCTGTTTGCAAACTGGGTAGTAAGTAAGATTGACCATGAGAACAGAATTATTTAAGGAAGGGAGAGGACAAAAGTGAGTAAAAATAAGAATAAAGCAACATCGTCCCTGAATCAGATTAAAAAGTCCACAAACATTGTGTTTAACGTTATTTTCCTGATTCTTGGCTGTATGTGTATCTTTCCCCTGTTGTTTGCCTTCTCCATTTCCATTACCAGTGAGTCGGCACTCCAGGCAGGTGGTTATCATCTGATTCCACAGGAATTTTCAAGTGCAGCTTATATGTTTCTGTGGAATGAAAGAGAGATGATTATCCGGGCATTTGTTATGTCCGTGCTGGTAACCTGTATCGGTACGGTGATTACCGTATGTCTGACTACTTCCATGGGGTATGTGGCATCAAGAACTACCTTTAAACTGAAAAAGCTATACACCTGGATTATTTTCATTCCCATGGTGTTCAATGGCGGTATGTTTGCATCTTATGTAGTAGTCAACAACATTTTAAACTTGCGAGATACCATTTGGGCATTAATCCTGCCGCTGGCCTGTTCTTCCTTCAGTGTTACCATTTGTCGTACGTTCTTCCGTACAACCGTTCCTGATGCACTGATTGAAGCAGCAAAAATTGACGGTGCAGGACAGTTTCGTATCTGGTCCGGAATTGTACTTCCGATTTCCAAGCCGGTTATGGCAACCATCGGAATGTTTGCAGCATTTGGTTACTGGAATGACTGGTTCCAGGCATCTCTGTATATTTCAGATACCAAGCTGAACACACTCCAGGCAATGTTGAACAGTATTCAGAACAACATTGACTATCTGGCAAACAACCCTTACGGCGGACTTTCCATGCAGCAGTATAAGATGAGCATGCCAACAGAGTCTGTGCGTATGGCCATTGCAATGGTTATCATTATCCCCATTGCCCTGACCTATCCATTCTTCCAGAAATACTTTATTTCCGGATTGACCATTGGTTCTGTAAAAGAATAATTAAATAATTATATAAAATTTTAGGAGGACGCTATGAAGTTAAAAAAAATAGCAGCGCTTGGTATGGCAGCCGTTATGGCAGCCGGAACACTGGCAGGCTGCGGCGGTGAAGAAAAAAAAAGAAACTGCAAAAAATGCAAACGGTGATGAAGTCGTAAACCTGAAATGGGTGATCATTGGAAACGGTATGCCGGAAAACTATGACTCCTGGATTGGCAAAGTAAATGACTACATTGGCGAAAAAATCGGTGTAAACCTGGAAATGGAAGTCATTCCATGGGGTGACTGGGACGACAGAAGAAACATTATCATCAGTACCAACGAACCATACGATATTATCTTCGGTAATGGCAATAACTACACAGCAGATATTAAATTAGGCGCTTATGTAGATATCACAGATATGATTCCTGAAATCATGAAGGAATTCAACGAACTGATGCCAGAGAAATATTGGGACGCAGTAAAGGTAGACGACAGAATCTACGGTGTTCCTGCTTACAAAGACAGTTCTATTTCTAACTATGCAGTTTGGGATAAAGAACTGGTAGATGAGTACAACATTGATTACAAAAACCTTACAACGGTTGAATCTCTGACACCAACTTTTGAGATGCTGAAAAAAGAGAAAAATGATTACCCTGTATATGTGAAAAACGACGGTGTTTATTCTATCTTTGACGTATATGATCAGTTAGGCGCTGGTACACAGATTCTGGGTGTAAGATACGATGATGAAAAAGGTAAAGTATGCTTTACTCTGGAAGAACCTGATATTTATGCTGCACTGGAAACCTTCCATGACTGGTCTAAAAAAGGTATCATCAACCCGGATGCTGCTACTTTAACAGAAGCTCGTGTATACAACATGTGGCGTATTGCCCAGGGTTGGGAATCTGCCGGTGAAACTGCATGGGGACCGGACATGGGTAAAGAGGTTGTTGTTCAGAAATGGGGCGATACTATTCTTTCCAATGAAACCGTACGCGGTTCTATGAATATGATTTCTGCAAACAGCAAATATCCGGAAAAATGTCTGGAACTGCTGAACCTGGTAAACACAGATACTACTCTTCGTGATATGTTCTACTATGGAGAAGAAGGCGTGAACTTTGAATATGTAGACGTAGACGGACAGAAGAAAGTACATAAAATCAACACAGACTGGAGTATGGCTGGTTATACACAGGGTACCTTCTTTACTGTTACACCGGAGGATACAGTAACCACTGACCAGTGGGGTGAAATCAAAGCCCTCAACGAAGCTGCTGTTCCATCTGTAATGCTTGGATTTAACTTTGACACAACAGAAGTAGATTCTCAGCTTGCAAACTGCCGTGAAGTATGGCTGCGTTACAAGAGTGAAGTTATGGCTGGTGTAAATGACCCGGCAGAGGTTGTTCCGCAGATTAAGAAAGAATTAATGGCAGCAGGTTTCCAGGACGTTATGGATGCTGCACAGGCACAGGTAGATGAATTCCTGGCATCTAAATAATAAAAAACAGGAAAGCCGAAAATAAGAAGTTCTGACATGTAAAAGGAAAAAGCTGACGCAAACAAAAAAGTAGTTGTTACTGGTTTTGCGTCGGCTTTTCTGACGAAAGGGAAAACAGATGAAACTGAGAAACAAGACAGACAACAGACCTTACATGAATGTCATTTTTGGAAATTTTTACAGCCCTGCCTTTGATGACGAAGAGTTTGTGGACGAAACCATGGGGCTTATCCGGGATTTAGGCTTTAACAGCGTGATGTTTGATACAAAGGCATGGGAGGATTTCAGGGAGCGTTATGAAACAGGGGCTTTAAGTCAGTATGTGAAAATGCAGGAATATATGGGAAAATCTGCACACGCCCATGACCTTTTCTATAACTTTCTTCTGCTGTATTTAAATGGAGACAACCTGTATCCTCATATTCGCTACAGCCCGCCGATTTTTGGGGAGGAAATCACTTATCTGGATGGGACGCCGGGCAGATGGTATAAATACTGGTCAGAAAAAGCCCAGGCATCTATGAAAGAGCATGTGGAGCGAATTATGGAAAGCTACAAAGAGGGTTGCCAGCGATGCGTGACTGAGGAGGACAGGGAGGTTGTTCCGGTCTGCAGCATGTGGGATCCAGTGGTGGCAGTGAGTTTTGATGAGGAAGGACAGAATCGTTACCGTTCCTATCTGAAAGAGCTGTATCACGGGAACATTGAAGAGCTGAATAAAAATTACAATACTACAGCCAGGGATTTCGATGCCCTGACGCCTCAGGAATACTGGTATGGCGTGAAATACCCGGAAGGAGGCTTTTATACAGAGGAAGATGTCAGAAACCGCACACCGAAATTTTATGTGTGGAGAGATAATGCATTCTGGAAAATCCATGAGATGACCGAGTATTTTAAGACCATTGGACCGAAATTAAAGGAAAAAAATCCAGACCTTTTCCTCTGTCCGGATTTAAGCCAGTGGGGCTATTTCCTGAATATTTACGGCAGAGAGCAGCAAGACCATGACAACGAATTCAGCGATTTGTGGGATACCGCCATCCGTGGTATTGACATGTATGCTCTGGCGCCTTATGTGGATTCCTGCCATTTTATTACTGTGCCCGTGACTCCGGACGGTCTTCCAGATGCCTATGTGGTTTCCTGTCAGCACAGTATGATGCGGGTCATGAATAAGGAAAAGCCCATGACAGGAGGCATTTACTGGGGACGTTACATTTACAGTGATATTTATGCACAGCTTACGCCAGCGGAAATCATCGGTTCCATGACCGCCTGCGGTATGGACGGGTACACTTGCTATGGTATGAACGGTCTGGACGACGGGGGCGTGATGAACCGTATGGACGAAAACTTCCAGGAATCTCTTCGTCTGGCAAATGACTGGTTTGCAAAGGTTTTGCCCCTGCGGGGAAATAAAAAGAAAAAAGAAATCGCCCTTTTGTTCCCTTCGGAAATGGCGCATTTAGAACCTTTTGAGGTGGGAAATAATAAGATTCGACGCCTGGATCTGCTGGGCTGGTATAAAATCTGCTGTGACCTGGGATATCAGACCGATGTAATCAGCAATCACGAAATTGAGGCAGGGGATTTGGAAGATTATCAGGTACTCATTGTACCTGTAAATGACTGTTATTTTGCAGCAGAGCATGCGCTTTTGGAAGAAAAGGTGCGTGGCTGGGTGGCAAAAGGCGGTGTGCTTCTCCACGGTCCGGAGGATATGCTGGCAGAAAACTGCTTCGGCATTTCGGGAGAAAACTGTGAGAAGACCCCTTACCGTTACGGAAAGGTTATCATTGCCCAGGGAGAGCGTTTTTGTAAGTATCCGGATGGAAAAGAAATTGCACCATATGTAGACGGAGTTGGCTCCTGTGTAGTAAAATATGAAGCAGAAGACCTTGCAAAAAAAATGCAGAGAGCAGGGGAAATCAAGGGAGTCGTGTATTCCTTTGGCGTACAGCTGGGTGCTTCCTATGCTGCCAAAAACATTCCCCATGTGCCTTATGCACAGGGAAATAAGGAAATGTATCCCATTATTCAGTCCAGAACCACTTTGGTGAAGGATATTTTAAATGCGTATGTTACCCCGATAAGCGCTATCTGCGAAAGAGGCATTGAAACAGCCGTGTATGAAGACAGCATGGTGATTGTGAATCACCGTTCCACACCTTTTATTCTGCCAAAGAGATTCAAAGAGGAAATTTACCAGTATCCATGGCACGGAGAAAAGGAAGGAAAGGGTATTCTTTTCGGACACGAGGCTGTTTGGGTAAGATTGTAGAGCAGTCTTGTAAGTTTTAGGAGGTTTTATGGAAACAAGAGAATTGAACGAAAGCTGGAAAATGAAAGGCACCCAGGAGGCAGATTGGCAGGAGGCTGTGGTTCCGGGAACTGTATATACAGATTTGCTGCGAAACGGCAATATGGAGAATCCTTACTGGAAGGATAATGAGGACAGCATCTGCGCTCTTATGGAAAAGGATTATGAATATTGTTGTGAATTCAGGGAAGAGGATATTGCTGCATGGACAGAGATTCTGCTTCATTTCGACGGTCTGGACACTGTGGCAGAGGTGTATTTAAACGGAATACTTCTGGGAAAACCATGCAACAT
This region includes:
- a CDS encoding carbohydrate ABC transporter permease, which gives rise to MSKNKNKATSSLNQIKKSTNIVFNVIFLILGCMCIFPLLFAFSISITSESALQAGGYHLIPQEFSSAAYMFLWNEREMIIRAFVMSVLVTCIGTVITVCLTTSMGYVASRTTFKLKKLYTWIIFIPMVFNGGMFASYVVVNNILNLRDTIWALILPLACSSFSVTICRTFFRTTVPDALIEAAKIDGAGQFRIWSGIVLPISKPVMATIGMFAAFGYWNDWFQASLYISDTKLNTLQAMLNSIQNNIDYLANNPYGGLSMQQYKMSMPTESVRMAIAMVIIIPIALTYPFFQKYFISGLTIGSVKE
- a CDS encoding ABC transporter permease subunit, encoding MLSNMINKRGSKIYQTMMFLPYFMSWVVISYFVYALLTPEKGLLNGLITSLGGDPVMWYQEAKYWPFILVILNTWKGMGYGMVMYLASITGIDPSLYEAAVMDGATKSQQMRHITLPGIKPVFVMMLILDCGKIFNSDFGLFYQVTGQIPASLYETVSTFDTFIYKAMQSTAPIGQTAAASFFQAICSCGTILFANWVVSKIDHENRII
- a CDS encoding response regulator — protein: MKKVMLVEDEELILQGVRYIIDWEEISMEVTAMAHNGREALEMYKENPVDIIVTDVEMPFMNGLKLLGEIRKLSSRTRCIILSGYDEFEYARTALKLDVEEYILKPIDEEQFHQALINAGKHLDEIDQKRAGSMGEKISWHRFLKGKLKKEEEAPFYEMLPKMEENIKVYAALMKIDTGTLENGESLNEIQRELQKSLMEIKTIYLAPDLLFLLLYTEKSVENQEILEFYSSFQNSLESSYGIMSFLTLSDATEDYTMLPECYKMASKLQKYRMLEGYGSCIDESHIKDRKSADVVIDEILLRKTILKKDKEGALNYIEDLFINNYK
- a CDS encoding sensor histidine kinase — protein: MEKRRRSQLYFKLFWTYTAIALVIVSVLTIYFMYLSKRSVLRQNQEEREHISANAAEYIRETEERVDYLYQDLYRSSSELEDLLSYFTLDPEEYQQWSLDRYSASSALVYKGIYNFITEAFEAYQELEKVELIGYNDLRMTECYPDKIFYPGKSGKGKINAFRDGTYGEEGKLVYVREIRNPNTMAQEGCMVFTFEGKAVFEKIRRNSEYTGLFVNFQGQQPVFEENLQADTKYDSVKKETVGEYEVCTLLNQKAASRLSVSAFFTILGVGVLVMILGILLIAHDVGRFTARVDTILDTMNQVATGDLQARVDIRNRKDELDMLADHFNNMCEKLNLYINKSYLAEIEKKNAQMQALQSQINPHFLYNTLEAIRMKAICNGDREVGKMLYSMVTLFRSQLKETDIITLGQELDYCKQYLELFEYRYKGIFRSEVSCEPELLSVPIIKFVLQPVVENYFIHGIDRGREDNCVRIWAERNQGSLTLFVRDNGCGMTEAEIAEKNRLLRENPKDKDKKTSIGLSNVNRRIKAVYGEEYGISIEAAKPQGLLVKVTIKIEDKIEEMEVHEESHACGR
- a CDS encoding ABC transporter substrate-binding protein, which produces MKKKKETAKNANGDEVVNLKWVIIGNGMPENYDSWIGKVNDYIGEKIGVNLEMEVIPWGDWDDRRNIIISTNEPYDIIFGNGNNYTADIKLGAYVDITDMIPEIMKEFNELMPEKYWDAVKVDDRIYGVPAYKDSSISNYAVWDKELVDEYNIDYKNLTTVESLTPTFEMLKKEKNDYPVYVKNDGVYSIFDVYDQLGAGTQILGVRYDDEKGKVCFTLEEPDIYAALETFHDWSKKGIINPDAATLTEARVYNMWRIAQGWESAGETAWGPDMGKEVVVQKWGDTILSNETVRGSMNMISANSKYPEKCLELLNLVNTDTTLRDMFYYGEEGVNFEYVDVDGQKKVHKINTDWSMAGYTQGTFFTVTPEDTVTTDQWGEIKALNEAAVPSVMLGFNFDTTEVDSQLANCREVWLRYKSEVMAGVNDPAEVVPQIKKELMAAGFQDVMDAAQAQVDEFLASK
- a CDS encoding helix-turn-helix transcriptional regulator, translating into MTLKIAMILQDIKVEYKLIQSDNLRDLSEIIEKIYQADDILGLKAIFTSEVAEIINYLHTEDSQYTPVVKQIMAEVQKNYKEDMNLKTLSYKYHMNASYLGQIFQKEAGCSFAQYLSNTKNGIAKDLILNTNMKINDIAKEVGYPDTSYFYRKFKQCYGVSPASLRNMKKY
- a CDS encoding ABC transporter substrate-binding protein; amino-acid sequence: MNWKHGKRAVALGMGMVLAVAAFSGCQKKREIRSGEKDLAELTWYQVGDRQKDDTMVLEAVNEYLAETIGVKLNIIKVGWGDYSQKMQVVIATEDEWDLCFTSSWTNDYLQNAQKGAFLELDELLMKKGKEMYRRIDYRFWKAARVGGKVYGVPSEKEMANCPMWVFTKEYVDKYDIPYEEIHTVEDLEPWLQLIKEKEPDVVPMYLTKDYSAPAYMDTIVDPIGIEYGDETLTVKNLFETDRMMSTLKTMRKYYEAGYINKDAALASDDKCVKRFVTKGDGQPYAELAWGKDLGYDVVVSQIMDTQITNASARGAMTAINRHSKNPEKAMELLNLINTDEYLRNLLNYGIEGVHWHKAEVPVKEAQKAEGKPYVYDRKIVLDEEKSRDYSVPYWVQGGLFNTYVTEKEPIDKWSVFKEFNDDSKAAPSFGFDFNLEPVKTEVAGFRNVLDEFGNALYTGSVDPEEYVPKLLKKLDTTGVDKVMEEMQQQVNAWKQAK
- a CDS encoding transposase codes for the protein MTIIVSVFLRGYRGKTVDFAEVSNQHRTTTAYFLNHGKWNDSALQDTLKNAVIQVIYLEAQRSGQPVFCIVDDTIASHTRPSLQAGHPIEAAYFHQSHLKGCQDYGHQIVSVMLSCNGLILNYADILYDKSKSKIQIVQEIADELPVAPVISYFLCDSWYTSVKVMESFIRKGFYTIGALKTNRVIYPCGIRQKVSEFALHLRKTDRAVSLVTVGGREFYVYRYEGELNDIPNAVVIISYPREAFGNPKSLRVFISTNAGISTQEILDTYTERWPIELFFRQSKNKLALDKCQIRSRQGIERYWLIMSLVHYMCCMHSGKYNTFEEGYRYFQDQVKTERIGNLHQFIKNGASLEAVLKLVG